In Desulfofustis limnaeus, the genomic stretch GCCCGCGGAGTTGGTCTCTGTTCTGCCACCACAGCCCGCAGGCAGGCGGCTTCTGGCGCCGGTCCTGGTGCAGCCTTTTCTCTTCGAAGTCTCCCGTCGTCCTGCTGTCTGCCCGGCGGCGTCGGAGATCGAATCCTATTTTTGGTTGGAGACCGACTGGTTTCGCGATTCAGCCAATCATCATGTGACTGAGGTCATTCCAGGGGTGCAGCGACCGGTGTTCCCGGTGGCCGATTATTATATCTGGGGATTTACCTACGCGGTGCTCTGTTCCTTGCTGGAAGTTGCGTGCCCCTCTGTCGGGGAAGGCAGGTAGCCGTTCTCGGTTGACTGGCTATTTTTCGCACGGCCGGCCGTCGAGGCAGCGACGAACGGCGTGAGCCAGCCGTTTCGGCCCCACCGGTTTTTGCAGGAAATGGATGCCGTTGGCCAGTACTCCCTGACGAACAATGGCGTTCTCAGTGTAACCGGACATGAAGAGGGTGCGTATACCGGGATGCATCTTGCCGAGCATGGTCGATGTCTCCGGGCCGTTCAGCTCCGGCATCACCACGTCGGTCAGCAGCAGATCAATGCGTCCATGGAAGCGTCGGGCTGTATCCACCGCGGCTCGGCCGTTCCCCGCCTCGAGCACCGTATAGCCCAGATCGGCCAGGATTTTGACGCAGAGAGCGCGTAGTGCGTGGTCGTCTTCCACCAGAAGAATGGTTTCCTTACCGCGCGGCAGGACTTCCGATTCCTCACCCGGATGAGGAGAAAGCTCAGTGGCCGTTCCCATGCAGCGGGGCAGCAGAATACTGAACGTTGACCCTTGGCCCGGTGCACTGGTAACTGAGATGAAGCCGTTGTTCTGCTTGATGATGCCGTAGACGGTGGAGAGCCCAAAACCGGTGCCGACGCCTTTGGGTTTGGTGGTGAAAAACGGCTCGAAGATCTGTTCCATGATCTCGGGGGTCATACCGGAACCCGTATCGCTACAGGTGATCTGCACGTACTCACCGGACGCGACGGTATAGCTCCCGTGGCGTGCCGGTTCAGGGATCGGCCGGTTGCGGATCTCAATGGTCAAGGCCCCTGTTTCTCCCATGGCATCCCTGGCATTGACCACCAGATTGAGGATGACCTGCTCGAATTGGGAACGGTCCATCTTGACGAACCAGAGGCCGCTGTCGGCCACAATGTGCAGGACTATGGCCTCGCCCAACAAACGGTGGAGCATCCGCTCGAGGGCCTGGAACTCCTGATGGATATTGAGCAGTTGCGGTTGAATGATTTGTTTTCTGCTGAAACCGAGCAATTGCTGGGTGAGCCGGGCGGCGCGGTTGCCGGCCTCGTTGATCTGTTCGATCCTGATTCGATACGGATCATCCGCTGCCATCTCGAATAGACAGATATCCGAATAGCCGTTGATGATGCTCAGTATATTGTTGAAATCATGAGCTATACCGCCTGCCAGGCGACCAATGGCCTCCATCTTCTGGGATTGGTGGAGTTGATGTTCCAGCCGCTTGGCAGTGGTGTTGTCGTGTACCTTCGCCACCAGACCGATGACCTTGTCGGTATCGCTGAAGACCGGGTAGTAGGTATAGCGAACGTGGCGTTCTCCCGACCCGGGAAAGGTTCGCCACCCTTCAAAGTGGGTGATATTGCCGGCCAGCGCTTGATCGATGTGGGGGGCCATGACGGAGTAGAACAACTCGTCGCCGACGATATCCCGTGCATACCGGTCAATCAGTTCTTGACGGGATCGGGCATAAGCGGCGCAATAGGCATCGTTAACCGCCAGGTACTGCCCCTCGGGGCTGATGATGGCCAGCATGTCATCGACGGTTGAGGCCATAACCTCATAATGGCGTAGCCGCTCCTCGAAGTTGATATGATCGGTGATGTCTTCGGCGATACCGAGAATGCCAATGACGCGGTCTCGTTCATCATGGAGCGGCAGTTTGCTCGTCCTCAGCCAGATTCGCTGCCCGTCTGCTCGCTGTTTGGACTCGATGATGTTGTGCTCGGGGCGGTCGTATTCAACAATGCGTTCGTCGCAGAATCGATAAAAATCGGCATCTTTTTTGTCGCCGGGCAGGTCGTAATCGGTCTTGCCGACAATCGCTTGGGGACTGTCGAGGCCACAAGCGGTAGCGTAGTGCCGGTTGCACCCCCGGTAGACGTAATCGGAGTCTTTCCAGAATATGAACAGCGGTAGATTCTCCAGGAGCAGATTGACAAAGCGATCGCTCCGGAGCGTTGGTAGTTGGGCAGTGCCGGAGGAACTGAGCTGTTCACGATGGAGCGGGTCCATTTCGACTGGGTTCTGATGGGCGCGCTCCCGTCTGCTCATGGCCACTCCCGAGAAATCATTGGGTCTGCTTGGCTGTAGGGGTCTTCAGGGACGCCGACTTCGGACTTCACCACCATATCACCCCCCTGGTCGGTCCCGCCCCTTACACATAGTCGTCGTCACCCGGTGGATCGGCCTAAAACCAGGTGACCAATGGTGCGGCTGGACGAAGCAACGCTTACTGGGGCAAGGCTGCCTCCACGCCAGGCGTTGTCTTGGTTAGAAATGATAGGTGAGCATGGCCGAGGCCACCGGATAAAACTCGAACCACTCGAGTTCGTCCTCGATTTCCTGTTCTTGCTCGGCGAGGAACCGTTGCACTTCGTCGTTGCCGTTGACGTCGATCGGTGCATTTACCCGCAGATTCTTGACATCGGGTGCCCCTTGAAACATGACACCCAGTTCGACAGCAAAACCCCATCCCGAATCTTCACTATTGGTTCGCCAACCCAAACCGGCGTAGGGGGCGATCGGATTGAACTCCACTTCTCCGCTGATGGACACCAGGTCGGCCAGGAAGGAATAACCGTAATAAGCTGCAGGGAAGGCACCTCGGTCGAGGGTACCGTTGACGTCGACGCTGTTGTTGTTCAGGAAGATGCCGCCGCTGACAAAAAAGGTTCCGGCAAAGGGATGGACATCCACGATCAAGGAGGCGGAGTTGTACTGTGGGTCGAATTCGTAATCGATATCGTCGATGGTCGATTCAAAACTGTAGTCCAGGTAGTTGAGGCCGCCACGCAGCCGTGTGTGAGGCAGCAGCGAAATGCTGACCTCCGCGCCAAACCCGACGGTGCCGGCTTTGGCGGCGATGCCCAAGGATTCGGCAGCTGATGCCGGGCGGGTGAAGCCGATCAGGAGAGTGATGGTGATGACGGTAGCGAGTGCGGTGGTTTTGAGCTGCATGGTCGATTCGTCCTTGGCGAGGGTTGACAGAAAACATGCCGGTTCGATACGGGTTCGGCGCATGCCACAATCGACCAACTATTACCTATAGATAACCGAAACTCAAGTTTTTCAGGAATGAAGTGGGCAGAAAGTGAACCATCAGCCGGCCGAATGGGCGGACGGCGATTGCCTGTCTTGCTGAAACTCGCTTCAGTTCAGGGGCGGCAACAATTCGATGCGAAAGTCAGTGCCCCGGTAGTTGAGCAGGACACCGGTCTCGGTGATTGCCGTCAGTCGCAGGTCGGCGGTGATCAGATCCTGTTCGCGAACAATGGCCTGATCGGCCATGATCATGCGCAGGTCGGGCTTCAGTGAGTAGACATGGCCGCTGAAACGAACGTTCGGGATGGCCTTTTTCAGGTCTGCCGGCAGATCGTCAAAGAGCGGCGGGATGACCGTTGGGGCGGAAGTGGCGACTGGCGAAGGGGGCGTTTGTTGTTGTGACGGGTCCGGATGAGGAGATTCGGTCCGCGCTGGGGCCGGTATATTGGCGACGGTGGCTGCGGCTGGTGGTATCTCGACATCGGCGGTGCTTGTCGGTGCCGCTTGTTGCAAGGTGGCCGGATCGACGGGCGCAGACAGCTTCTCGACCGAGTCGGCGGAAGAGTGTGTTTTATACCGCCAGTACCAGGCGGCGCCGGCCAGCCCGCAGAGGCAGAGGCAAAGAGATACGAGCAGGACTCCGGTACGCCTCTTTCTGCCGGTACTCTCAAGCGGCAGGGGAGTGCCGTAGGGCAGCGAGGCAGCGGCTTGGGCCCGGCGTCGTTCTTCGGCGGATTTTTTCAGGGCGTCAAGGATGTACGACATGCGAATCCGTCTGTGACGTGTTGTGCGGTTTCTCGTTTACCGTGATTGGCCCGATGACGATACGGCTGTCGCCATCCTGGCCGGCCAGGCGAAGCAACGGATCGTCAGATTCGTCGCCTGGCGAGGGGGCATCACCATCCGAGAAGACCTGGGGATCGGCTGGGGCCGGAGCCGAGGTCGTCTTCTGGGGGCCAATCTGGTCGGAGCGGAGATCGACGAGCAGGCTTCCCAGCCAGATGCCGACAGCCAGCACGGCAACGAGCAGGCCGGCCAGGGGCAGAAAACGGGATCGCGACGGCAGGGGGCGGAGGCTGACACGGTGATCGTCGAACAATTCTTTCGCCGCCCGTTTGACGATTGTTCGATCCACCCGGGTCTTGCCCTCGGTATAGGCGCCCAGCAGCGAGCGATCGCAGAGACTGTTGACCAGACGTGGAATGCCTCCGGTCAAGGAGAAGATGCTCTTTATGGCCGCATCGTTGAACAGCTGGGTCCGGCCGCCGCCGGCCACGCTGATGCGGTGCTGGATATAGCCGGGGAGATCGCTTCGCTGCAGTCCTTTCAGGTGGTATCTACTGGTGATCCGCTGCGTGATCTGCCTCATTTCGGGGCGGGCGAGCAGGGTCGCCAATTCCGACTGGCCGAGCAGGACTATTTTCAGAAGCTTGTGCCGGTCGGTTTCCAGGTTGGTCAAAAGGCGCATCATCTCCAGAACATCCCGGTCGAGATGCTGCGCTTCGTCGACGATCAGGAGTGCCTGCCGATTGTTGGCGTGGCCCTGTAAGAGGAACTTGTTGAGCCGGTGCAGCAGCTGTCGAGAGGAGGAGGGTTCCGGCGGACGATCGATCCTGAATTCGTCACAGATGGCGGCCAGCAGTTCATCGGCGGTCAACTTTGGGTTGAGGACCATGGCCACATCGGTGGCGGGGTCAAGGCTCTCGATGAAACGTCGGCAGATGGTGGTCTTGCCGGTACCGACCTCGCCCGTCAGCAAAATGATGCATCCGTCCGATGCGGCGCCGAAGCTCAGATGAGCCAACGCCTCCTGGTGCCGTTCGCTCATGAAGAGATAACGCGGATCGGGTGCGATGGAAAAAGGATTCTCGTTAAAGCCGAAATGATGTTTGTACATGATCACGATCCACGGCGAACAACCGGCGGGGCGGCCTGCCTGCAGGCCTCATTCTCGGCATTATAGGATAAATCGGGAGCCATTGCCATGCTTCTTTGTCCACCCTTCCGGCGGCGTGATCGAGGTTCCTTCGGTTGTCCGATTATGCTACCGTGAGGGTCACTACAACATGGTCCCGACCCAGCAGGGCAGCCGGCTAAGGTGTTGGGTGGGCTCTTTTCCTGTTGTCTTTGTCGACAAGAGGGCTTAGCATGACGACAGCGGGTGGGGCGGTAGTCGTTTCTCGGCCCGACGTTTTCGTTGGAGCTTTTTTTTTCGCCAGGTGTGGAAATGCGTAAGACCGTTCTTCTGGTGATCTTCTTTGTTTTCTATGCGGTGCTGGTGACGGCAGTCCTGCTGGCGGTGAGGTTCCCGAAAGATCTTTTTCTCACCGGTGCCGTCATGCGCTTGGAGCAGGCTTTTCCCGGCTCGACCTGGTCGATAAGCGATGTCTCCATGCGCTATCCTGCCGCCGTTGTCTTTGGGGGCGTCCAGGTAGACCATGAGGTGACGGGAAGACCGGTGCCGATAGAAGAGGTAGTGGTCGAAATAGACCGCCAGCATCCATTGAGCGGCTTTTCCACTCGGTTTAACGTGCTGGGGGCCGAGGTGGCCGGAGAGCTCCGCTACGATCAGCAGCAGCAGTTGCTGCATCTGCCTGCGGTGGCAGTTCAGGGAATGGATTTGGCTCGCTTGCCCGGCCTTGCTGATCGATTGGAGCGTCAATTCGAGGGCAGCGTGACCTTCACCGGCACCTACCGCAAATCATTGCGTCAGCAGGATTCCGGTACCCTGCAGGGGACCGTTCGCATCGAAAACCTGCACTTCCCGCTGAAACGGCCGATCCTCAGGGAAAACAGCCTGCACTTTGCCGCGCTGTCGGCGCAGATAGAGGCCTCTGGAGCGTTGATTTCGCTGTCCCAGGGACAAGCGACAGGCCCTTCCTACAGCGGCTCCTTCAGCGGTCAGGTGCGGCTCAACAGGCCGTGGGAAGAGAGCGAAGTCGAGGTCTTCGGCGAGTTTCAGGCGCAACCGGAGTACCTCAGTCGCAAGAGTCACCTGGCCCGCTCGTTTGCTCTGCTGGGCAAGACTTATGGGGAGGGACCGATCCCCTGCACTATTCGCGGCAATCTGACCGGGCCGATTTTCGCTTTCGGCCGCGGCCAGAGACCGTGAACGGACAGCGGGCCGAAGGGCAGGCCTGGGGCCGACTGAACGTGGAAAGGAAGGTATGAACGACAGGATGGGAGCAGTGCTGGTCAGCCGTGCCGGCCTCACCGAAGAAGCCTTGCAGCAGGCCTATGCGTTGCAGAAAAAGAGTGGCGGCAAACTCGGAGACATCCTCATCCGGCAGAAGGCGATCCGGGAGATGGACCTGCTGCAGGTGCTGGCGGAACAGTTTCGTATGGCGGTGATCCCGGTTCTGCCCCCATCGATCGATACCGATTTCACGAAGAGGCTGGCCATCGGTTTCCTCAAGAAAAATCTGATTGTACCTGTGATGACCGAGGATGACGCCTATATCGCCATGCATGATCCATTCGACTTTCAGGCCCTCGACGAGGTGCGCCTGCGTTTGGATCGCCCGGCCTGCCCGGCGGTGCTCAGTCCGCAGGCGGAAATTGTCAGGACCATCAATACGGCCTACGATCTGACCCTGGACACCGCCGAGGAGGTCATGCAGGATATCGACGAGGAGGACGCTGACGTCCTCTTCTCGAAGATCGAGGAGGTGGGCGACCTGCTCGACGACACCTCTCATTCCCCGGTGATCCGCCTGGTTAACCTGATGCTGTCGCAGGCGGTGCGTCATAAGGTGTCGGACATCCACATCGAACCCTTCCAGAACAGCCTGAAGATCAGACAACGCCTGGACGGGTTGCTCTACGACATGTTTACCCCGCCCAAGCACGTGCAATCGGCACTCACCTCGCGGATCAAATTGATGGCCCGGATGAACATCGCCGAAAAGCGGCTGCCCCAGGACGGCAGGATCGAAATCAAGGTGGGCAACAAGGATATCGATATCCGGGTCTCCACCTTGCCGACCGCCTTCGGTGAACGGGTAGTCTTACGCTTGCTGGATAAATCCACGGTACGGATGTCGCTCACCGATCTTGGCATGTCCCAGGAAAGGCTGGCCCTGTTTTCCCGGATCATCAAAGCGCCTAACGGCATCGTACTGGTCACCGGACCGACCGGCTCGGGTAAGACGACGACTCTTTATGCCGCCCTGTCGGCGATCAACCGGGTGGATATCAATATCATTACGGTGGAGGACCCCATCGAGTACCGGATTCCGGGGATCGGTCAGGTTCAGGTCAACCCGAAGATCGATCTGACCTTTGCCTCCGGCCTGCGATCCATCGTCCGGCAGGACCCTGATGTCATTCTGATCGGCGAGATTCGCGACCTGGAGACGGCAGAGATCGCCATCCAATCAGCCCTGACTGGTCACCTGGTGTTCTCCACCCTGCACACCAACGACGCGCCGAGTACCATCACCAGGCTGCGGGATATGGGTGTGGAGTCTTTTCTCATCGCTTCGTCGATAAACGCCATTCTCGCCCAGCGGCTGATCCGCATCATCTGTCCCCATTGCCGGGAACCGTACGAGCCGGACCCGCAGGAGGCGGCCGGGATCGGCCTGTCTCCGGAGATTCTGGCGGCGCAACCGGTGTACCGGGGCAGAGGATGCGAGGAATGTCGCCACACCGGCTACCGGGGACGGACCGGGATCCATGAATTCATGATCATGGACGACGACATGAAACACCTTATCCTCAAGACGGCCGATGCCGGAGCCCTGCGCCGTCAGGCCCGGGCCTCCGGCATGACCACGTTGCTCGAAGACGGTGCTGCCAAGGTGTTGGCCGGCCTGACCACCATTGAAGAGGTCTATCGCGTCGCGCAGGCCCAGTAAGAGGGCTGGGTGACGCGCTCAGCCTTTCTTCATGTCGGCCAGCTGCTTTTTCAGCTTCTGCTCCATGTCGCTGAACAGATCCTGCCTTTTCTTCGCCATTTCCGCCTGAATCGATTCCACCTTCTTGCTCATCTCCTGCTTTTTCGCCATGAACTTTTCCAGTTCCTGAGAAAGAGCGTCATTCTGCTTCTCTTCCCGCGGCAGGTCCTCGATCGCCAGATGATCTTCGATTGTTACCCTGATGGTAAAGGGATCGTCGATCAGCTTGACGATATCCTGCTTGGCCAGACGGCGGCAGACGGCCAGGGCTGACTCCTGGGAAACATCGAGCAGTGCGCCGATGTCGCTTATTGACGGGGCGCCTGGTTGGCGATGGGATAACAGGCGGATGGCGGCGACGTACAGATGGGCTTCGCGGTATTGATCCATATCTCACCTCACGATCAGTTGTGGGTACGCGTGACGGGAACCTGAATGGGCACGCACATGATACTCATCTCGATGGTGTTTGTCATCGACCCTGCACCGATGTGGGGCCTATGGCCGGGTGGGTGTGGGCGCCGGTTTCTCTCAAGCGGCTCGGCGTGGCCGGAACGGCGTGCCGAGCGGTTTTTCCGGCGGCAGGTCACGGGAATGATCGTGGTCGTCCGGTGGGCAGAGGTCGAGATACAGGCCGACTTTTTGGAGTGCCTCAGCGATGGCCTGGTTGATCGGTCGGCGTACGGCGCCCAGGTGGGGATGAAGCGCGGTAATGGCGACGCCGAAGGTGTGAAAAAGCGGCAGCGGCGCAGTTTCGTCGGTGGGTCCGGGGCCCAGGTGGTACATTTCTTTCATGACCCGGCAATGGGCCAGACGCGGCGTTCCCTCCCGATCCTCGGCGCCGGCGAAACCAAAGAGGCGGCAGACCAGGGCACGGTACGGATAGTGACTGCAGCCGCCGCCAAACTCAGGAGCCAGATCGGGACGAAAGAGGATGCAGTGCTCGGCCTGATGCTGTTTGTCGATCCGTTTGAGCAGTAGTTCCGCCTGGTTGGAGCGAAACAGATGGAACGCCAGGGGGATCAGTTCAAGCGTGGTCGCCTCGACCTTGGGCGAATGGCAACAGGAGACACAACCGGACGGGCAACGGAGACCGGTGGCGGTCCGGTAGCGGTGCACCGCTTGATCGGCCTGCGCATAGACTTCGAGAACGCGTACTACCAGATCGGGCAGCATGACTTGAGGTATGGGCAAAGGGAAGAGAAGGGCGCCGCGGCAGCGGCACTGACTGTGCAGCGATGCGCTGATATGTACGTGCCTTTGCTAAAAATTGCAAGAGCTTCCCGCACCCTCTGATGCGCTGTGTCGCCGGGATCGAGCACAGAGTCGCCGGGACTCCGGCACCGACCCGCTGCCGGTGATGCTGATGCGTGTAGGCCGTGGCCTTCGCTCAGGGGGCCGGGACGACAGGAGGTGAGGCTTGCAGGTAGTCGAGAAAGACCTGATAGTGATTGGGCATGG encodes the following:
- a CDS encoding NUDIX hydrolase; translation: MGITDKPSVSAEALASTVERRRGQDVPAGAAVAIIRCLDPVESVLLVRRANNRRDPWSGHFAFPGGRKDDDDISIFATCTREVEEETGIALSPAELVSVLPPQPAGRRLLAPVLVQPFLFEVSRRPAVCPAASEIESYFWLETDWFRDSANHHVTEVIPGVQRPVFPVADYYIWGFTYAVLCSLLEVACPSVGEGR
- a CDS encoding hybrid sensor histidine kinase/response regulator, encoding MSRRERAHQNPVEMDPLHREQLSSSGTAQLPTLRSDRFVNLLLENLPLFIFWKDSDYVYRGCNRHYATACGLDSPQAIVGKTDYDLPGDKKDADFYRFCDERIVEYDRPEHNIIESKQRADGQRIWLRTSKLPLHDERDRVIGILGIAEDITDHINFEERLRHYEVMASTVDDMLAIISPEGQYLAVNDAYCAAYARSRQELIDRYARDIVGDELFYSVMAPHIDQALAGNITHFEGWRTFPGSGERHVRYTYYPVFSDTDKVIGLVAKVHDNTTAKRLEHQLHQSQKMEAIGRLAGGIAHDFNNILSIINGYSDICLFEMAADDPYRIRIEQINEAGNRAARLTQQLLGFSRKQIIQPQLLNIHQEFQALERMLHRLLGEAIVLHIVADSGLWFVKMDRSQFEQVILNLVVNARDAMGETGALTIEIRNRPIPEPARHGSYTVASGEYVQITCSDTGSGMTPEIMEQIFEPFFTTKPKGVGTGFGLSTVYGIIKQNNGFISVTSAPGQGSTFSILLPRCMGTATELSPHPGEESEVLPRGKETILLVEDDHALRALCVKILADLGYTVLEAGNGRAAVDTARRFHGRIDLLLTDVVMPELNGPETSTMLGKMHPGIRTLFMSGYTENAIVRQGVLANGIHFLQKPVGPKRLAHAVRRCLDGRPCEK
- a CDS encoding general secretion pathway protein GspB, with product MSYILDALKKSAEERRRAQAAASLPYGTPLPLESTGRKRRTGVLLVSLCLCLCGLAGAAWYWRYKTHSSADSVEKLSAPVDPATLQQAAPTSTADVEIPPAAATVANIPAPARTESPHPDPSQQQTPPSPVATSAPTVIPPLFDDLPADLKKAIPNVRFSGHVYSLKPDLRMIMADQAIVREQDLITADLRLTAITETGVLLNYRGTDFRIELLPPLN
- a CDS encoding ExeA family protein, whose product is MYKHHFGFNENPFSIAPDPRYLFMSERHQEALAHLSFGAASDGCIILLTGEVGTGKTTICRRFIESLDPATDVAMVLNPKLTADELLAAICDEFRIDRPPEPSSSRQLLHRLNKFLLQGHANNRQALLIVDEAQHLDRDVLEMMRLLTNLETDRHKLLKIVLLGQSELATLLARPEMRQITQRITSRYHLKGLQRSDLPGYIQHRISVAGGGRTQLFNDAAIKSIFSLTGGIPRLVNSLCDRSLLGAYTEGKTRVDRTIVKRAAKELFDDHRVSLRPLPSRSRFLPLAGLLVAVLAVGIWLGSLLVDLRSDQIGPQKTTSAPAPADPQVFSDGDAPSPGDESDDPLLRLAGQDGDSRIVIGPITVNEKPHNTSQTDSHVVHP
- the gspN gene encoding type II secretion system protein GspN — its product is MRKTVLLVIFFVFYAVLVTAVLLAVRFPKDLFLTGAVMRLEQAFPGSTWSISDVSMRYPAAVVFGGVQVDHEVTGRPVPIEEVVVEIDRQHPLSGFSTRFNVLGAEVAGELRYDQQQQLLHLPAVAVQGMDLARLPGLADRLERQFEGSVTFTGTYRKSLRQQDSGTLQGTVRIENLHFPLKRPILRENSLHFAALSAQIEASGALISLSQGQATGPSYSGSFSGQVRLNRPWEESEVEVFGEFQAQPEYLSRKSHLARSFALLGKTYGEGPIPCTIRGNLTGPIFAFGRGQRP
- the gspE gene encoding type II secretion system ATPase GspE; protein product: MNDRMGAVLVSRAGLTEEALQQAYALQKKSGGKLGDILIRQKAIREMDLLQVLAEQFRMAVIPVLPPSIDTDFTKRLAIGFLKKNLIVPVMTEDDAYIAMHDPFDFQALDEVRLRLDRPACPAVLSPQAEIVRTINTAYDLTLDTAEEVMQDIDEEDADVLFSKIEEVGDLLDDTSHSPVIRLVNLMLSQAVRHKVSDIHIEPFQNSLKIRQRLDGLLYDMFTPPKHVQSALTSRIKLMARMNIAEKRLPQDGRIEIKVGNKDIDIRVSTLPTAFGERVVLRLLDKSTVRMSLTDLGMSQERLALFSRIIKAPNGIVLVTGPTGSGKTTTLYAALSAINRVDINIITVEDPIEYRIPGIGQVQVNPKIDLTFASGLRSIVRQDPDVILIGEIRDLETAEIAIQSALTGHLVFSTLHTNDAPSTITRLRDMGVESFLIASSINAILAQRLIRIICPHCREPYEPDPQEAAGIGLSPEILAAQPVYRGRGCEECRHTGYRGRTGIHEFMIMDDDMKHLILKTADAGALRRQARASGMTTLLEDGAAKVLAGLTTIEEVYRVAQAQ
- a CDS encoding YkgJ family cysteine cluster protein, whose amino-acid sequence is MPIPQVMLPDLVVRVLEVYAQADQAVHRYRTATGLRCPSGCVSCCHSPKVEATTLELIPLAFHLFRSNQAELLLKRIDKQHQAEHCILFRPDLAPEFGGGCSHYPYRALVCRLFGFAGAEDREGTPRLAHCRVMKEMYHLGPGPTDETAPLPLFHTFGVAITALHPHLGAVRRPINQAIAEALQKVGLYLDLCPPDDHDHSRDLPPEKPLGTPFRPRRAA